In Candidatus Dependentiae bacterium, a single genomic region encodes these proteins:
- the sufC gene encoding Fe-S cluster assembly ATPase SufC has protein sequence MATNTENILKINDLHVTVEDKHVLNGISLTVNPGQVHAIMGPNGSGKSSLAYTTMGHPRYEITGGQITFNNELLNELSPDKRAKLGLFLAMQHPHEIDGIPYKDFLRQAYNALYDGTDKQLRIKEFNLMLLEQLTLLKMDPEFANRSVNVGFSGGEKKRAEILQLAVLKPKIAILDEIDSGLDIDALKIVCHGINEIKRQNPSMSLVLITHYPRILEYLHPDAVHVLQKGKIVRSGGSELAKELEQAGYAE, from the coding sequence ATGGCAACTAATACAGAAAATATTTTGAAAATTAATGATCTTCACGTTACCGTCGAAGACAAGCACGTTTTAAATGGCATCTCTTTGACTGTTAATCCTGGTCAAGTTCATGCAATCATGGGACCCAATGGTTCAGGCAAGAGCTCTCTTGCATACACCACCATGGGCCACCCTCGCTATGAAATTACAGGCGGACAGATAACTTTTAATAACGAGCTTCTCAATGAGCTGTCGCCCGATAAACGTGCAAAATTGGGCTTATTTTTGGCTATGCAACACCCTCATGAAATTGATGGCATTCCTTACAAAGACTTTTTACGCCAAGCATACAACGCTTTGTACGATGGAACGGATAAGCAATTACGCATCAAAGAGTTCAACCTTATGCTTTTGGAGCAGTTAACATTACTGAAAATGGACCCCGAGTTTGCCAACCGCTCTGTGAATGTAGGCTTTTCTGGTGGTGAAAAAAAGCGTGCTGAAATTTTGCAGCTTGCTGTTTTAAAACCAAAAATCGCAATTCTTGACGAAATTGACTCCGGCCTTGATATCGATGCGCTTAAAATTGTTTGCCATGGTATCAATGAAATTAAAAGGCAAAATCCATCAATGTCTCTTGTTTTAATTACCCACTACCCACGCATCCTTGAATACTTGCACCCAGACGCTGTTCATGTCCTTCAAAAAGGAAAAATTGTTCGCTCTGGCGGATCTGAACTTGCAAAAGAACTAGAACAAGCTGGATACGCTGAGTAA
- a CDS encoding glycine zipper 2TM domain-containing protein, translating into MHAKYNAVLPLIMVTFLGSLVSGCGKHEGSAGAVGAGAGALIGNAVAGRNDKGTGTLVGALIGNVFGREVGRAADKEEEQEQRARNAQRAKRMFAELQAENQNLRENLKKWCFSCQKKINILGAQSCPSCGDDLGREKFCRSCATSFTPDSSYRYCPYCRGKVLLSSR; encoded by the coding sequence ATGCACGCAAAATATAATGCTGTACTACCCCTCATTATGGTCACTTTTCTTGGTTCGCTAGTAAGTGGCTGCGGTAAGCACGAAGGTTCTGCTGGCGCGGTTGGCGCTGGAGCAGGAGCGCTTATTGGTAACGCTGTTGCTGGTAGAAACGATAAAGGCACCGGCACGCTTGTTGGCGCACTCATCGGGAACGTGTTTGGTCGAGAGGTTGGACGAGCTGCTGATAAAGAAGAAGAACAAGAGCAACGTGCACGCAATGCACAACGTGCAAAAAGAATGTTCGCTGAGCTTCAAGCAGAAAATCAAAACCTGCGTGAAAACCTTAAGAAATGGTGTTTTTCATGCCAGAAAAAAATCAATATTCTCGGTGCACAATCCTGTCCAAGCTGTGGCGATGACCTGGGCCGAGAAAAATTTTGCCGCTCCTGTGCAACCTCGTTTACACCTGATTCGTCATATCGCTACTGCCCATACTGTCGAGGCAAAGTGCTGTTAAGCTCTCGATAA
- a CDS encoding SH3 domain-containing protein has protein sequence MIKFNRVLAFLLCLTASGLSVKAEHQNPQEVFLYGNELYKKGDYTEALKQYEQILHKTPQLFYNMGNCAYKLKKFGYALLYWRKAEYNWGISGRDELIKNIALVKKELVPDASGKKISGIKKASECLSNEALSLIKAIPLLWLQLAVLLMWLFLFLYLHYLHRKGRAFVIACLFSFLALAASMLTLKYGINFRQYGVVVAKQGTLRAGPGDTYKTLGEVSQADEVRIFKKTDDFYKITTRGTIGWISQKELEVI, from the coding sequence ATGATAAAGTTCAATCGAGTACTTGCCTTTCTCTTATGCCTTACAGCAAGCGGCTTATCCGTTAAAGCTGAACATCAAAACCCTCAGGAAGTTTTTTTGTATGGAAACGAGCTGTATAAAAAAGGTGATTATACTGAAGCTTTAAAGCAATATGAGCAAATCTTACACAAAACACCTCAACTTTTTTATAATATGGGAAACTGTGCATACAAGCTTAAAAAGTTTGGTTATGCTCTTTTGTACTGGCGCAAAGCTGAGTATAACTGGGGAATCTCTGGCAGAGATGAACTTATTAAAAATATTGCTCTTGTTAAAAAAGAACTTGTACCAGATGCTTCAGGTAAAAAAATATCTGGCATAAAAAAGGCCTCTGAATGTCTTTCAAATGAAGCTCTTTCATTGATCAAAGCTATTCCGTTGCTCTGGTTACAGCTTGCAGTTCTTTTGATGTGGCTCTTCTTATTTTTGTATCTGCACTACCTTCACCGGAAAGGACGAGCTTTTGTTATTGCTTGCCTATTCTCTTTTCTGGCACTAGCTGCGAGCATGTTGACCCTAAAGTATGGTATTAACTTCCGTCAATACGGCGTTGTGGTAGCAAAACAGGGGACGCTTCGAGCCGGACCTGGTGATACCTATAAAACCTTGGGAGAAGTTTCACAAGCTGACGAGGTACGAATTTTCAAGAAAACTGATGATTTTTACAAAATCACAACTCGTGGAACCATTGGCTGGATCTCCCAAAAAGAGCTTGAAGTTATCTAA
- a CDS encoding protein BatD, whose protein sequence is MSHTIIKKIMLIFLLLIGGVSNTIIAQSISLDVKNIEQIKKSATGNIEPTAFVGESFILQAIVRDIGQQAQDLSIAGINSFSVASTMRSSNITLINGQQSIEHTYKYTLIPHNEGIFTLGPATIKNKRGQDFSSDTLSIQVIKRPAGYQSPNRKGNQDQSIELFCELKPSKKRVVVGEPVEVIASIYTRGPILKTELASPTFTNFLHKEVMQAKTRQETRDNKVYDVIEKKIVLTPLQAGEMKIDPLMVQCVVRAQRHKARDFFDHTFFDDFFPARAEQRTAMSNDITISVDPLPAHKGKVNGVGEFTTLNATLNKTEAQANEALLFQLIVEGKGNFDQVTAPTLNLPRGFKHYESKNSVQEDWSQDFILGKKTFEYVIQIPTAGNWEIPAQTFTFFDTASGSYRNLQSKPLAISVMPLTQTKPHKAKIKELIDQDDQEKEITAEKKNRPLEKEIHFIQEDGGINKKAAPSLPWWLFIILLFLPTILLSKSMLPFLRKWYYRIFRVSAKKQLDEFDQRIDIMIKKDSVQGLYQLLLSFLATKFDVPASFITHDWVMQKLEDDEIPGEKIQEFMDYLNECAGLHFVTQTKNLAELRSLLKRGKYWIIFLGK, encoded by the coding sequence ATGAGTCACACAATCATTAAAAAAATTATGCTTATTTTCCTTCTCTTAATTGGAGGAGTAAGTAACACTATTATCGCTCAAAGTATTTCGCTTGATGTAAAGAATATTGAACAGATTAAAAAATCCGCAACCGGCAATATTGAACCAACGGCGTTTGTTGGTGAATCGTTTATCCTACAGGCAATCGTACGTGATATTGGTCAACAAGCTCAAGATCTTTCAATTGCTGGCATCAACAGCTTTAGCGTTGCAAGTACTATGCGCTCATCAAATATTACGCTCATCAATGGGCAACAATCAATTGAGCACACTTATAAGTATACGCTTATTCCGCACAACGAAGGAATTTTTACTCTTGGCCCTGCAACTATAAAAAATAAACGCGGACAAGATTTTTCTTCTGACACACTATCAATTCAAGTAATTAAACGCCCAGCCGGATATCAATCACCAAATCGCAAAGGAAATCAAGATCAATCTATTGAACTTTTTTGCGAATTAAAACCGAGTAAAAAGCGTGTTGTTGTTGGTGAACCAGTTGAAGTAATCGCCTCAATTTACACTCGTGGACCTATCTTAAAAACCGAACTTGCATCTCCAACATTTACTAATTTTTTACACAAAGAAGTTATGCAAGCAAAAACGCGTCAAGAAACTCGCGATAATAAAGTTTACGACGTCATCGAAAAAAAAATTGTCCTTACCCCCTTACAAGCGGGTGAAATGAAAATTGATCCATTAATGGTACAGTGCGTAGTGCGAGCACAACGGCACAAAGCGCGTGACTTTTTTGATCATACTTTTTTTGATGATTTCTTTCCTGCTCGCGCTGAGCAGCGCACAGCAATGTCAAATGACATAACTATATCAGTTGATCCGCTTCCTGCTCACAAAGGAAAAGTAAATGGCGTTGGAGAGTTTACGACCCTTAATGCAACGCTCAATAAAACCGAAGCTCAAGCAAATGAGGCGTTGCTCTTTCAGCTCATTGTTGAAGGTAAAGGGAACTTTGACCAAGTGACCGCACCAACTTTAAACTTACCACGAGGGTTTAAGCATTACGAATCAAAAAATTCAGTACAAGAAGATTGGTCGCAAGATTTTATTCTAGGCAAGAAAACATTTGAATACGTTATTCAAATTCCAACTGCAGGGAACTGGGAAATTCCAGCCCAAACATTCACTTTTTTTGACACCGCATCTGGTAGCTATAGAAATCTTCAGAGCAAGCCATTGGCAATATCAGTCATGCCTTTGACACAAACAAAACCACACAAGGCAAAAATAAAAGAATTGATTGATCAAGATGATCAAGAAAAAGAAATTACCGCAGAAAAGAAGAATAGACCTCTTGAAAAAGAGATTCACTTTATTCAAGAAGATGGAGGAATTAATAAAAAGGCAGCTCCATCTTTACCGTGGTGGCTCTTTATCATCCTTCTCTTTCTTCCAACTATCCTGCTCAGTAAATCAATGCTTCCATTTTTACGAAAATGGTATTATCGTATTTTTCGTGTTTCTGCAAAAAAACAGCTTGATGAGTTTGATCAACGAATTGATATCATGATCAAAAAAGATTCAGTACAAGGGTTATATCAACTCCTGCTTTCATTTTTGGCAACAAAATTTGATGTGCCGGCAAGTTTTATAACACACGACTGGGTAATGCAAAAATTAGAAGACGATGAAATTCCTGGAGAAAAAATTCAAGAATTTATGGATTACTTAAATGAATGCGCAGGCTTACATTTTGTTACACAGACAAAAAATCTTGCAGAGTTACGCAGTCTACTCAAACGAGGAAAATATTGGATTATTTTCTTAGGAAAATAA
- a CDS encoding VWA domain-containing protein translates to MSDLFGIHFSGSGRLIFLPLFLLLIGLTIRNYRRISKTFTQLTHRTLHSIIFPHFSRTKQLLKACCLSLSLIFLFIALMQPQWGKKEQIIVQEGRDLMVLLDVSRSMLAQDMRPNRLEFSKLKIRSLLDKLTVERLGLILFSGSAFVQCPLTADRAAFLMFLENVDAEAISSGTTSIGSALNRAVDVFANAPERKNKLILLITDGEDFSLNINEAKQRAIQDQVTLFALGVGTKQGAPIPIVDSMGKQVGHEMDGQGNVQLSALNETMLKDICKTLQGNYFKAEYQDDDLDSLVGLIKKFEKEQFTDKKLSLYEDHYPWFLGIATALLALEWIL, encoded by the coding sequence ATGAGTGATTTATTTGGAATACATTTTAGTGGTAGCGGACGACTTATTTTTTTACCACTATTCTTGCTGCTCATAGGTCTTACAATCAGAAACTATCGTCGCATCAGTAAGACGTTTACGCAACTTACTCATCGCACATTGCATTCGATTATTTTTCCTCATTTTTCGCGCACAAAACAATTACTTAAGGCATGCTGTTTAAGTCTTTCTCTTATTTTCCTCTTTATTGCACTCATGCAACCTCAATGGGGCAAGAAGGAACAAATAATTGTGCAAGAAGGCCGTGACTTAATGGTACTTCTTGACGTATCACGCAGTATGCTTGCTCAAGATATGAGGCCAAATCGACTTGAATTTTCAAAACTTAAAATAAGAAGTTTACTTGATAAACTCACCGTTGAGCGCCTGGGACTTATTCTCTTTTCAGGGTCTGCATTTGTTCAATGCCCTTTAACCGCAGATCGAGCCGCTTTTTTAATGTTTCTAGAAAATGTTGATGCAGAAGCTATATCATCAGGAACAACCTCTATCGGCTCAGCATTAAATAGGGCTGTTGATGTTTTTGCAAACGCTCCCGAACGTAAAAATAAATTAATATTATTGATAACAGACGGTGAAGACTTTTCACTCAATATCAATGAAGCAAAACAACGAGCAATTCAAGATCAGGTAACACTTTTCGCACTTGGTGTTGGAACAAAACAAGGAGCTCCAATTCCAATTGTAGACTCAATGGGCAAGCAAGTTGGACATGAAATGGATGGACAGGGAAATGTTCAACTTTCTGCACTCAACGAGACAATGCTCAAAGATATTTGTAAAACACTCCAGGGAAACTACTTTAAAGCAGAATATCAAGATGACGATCTTGACTCACTGGTTGGATTAATTAAAAAATTTGAAAAAGAGCAATTCACTGATAAAAAATTATCATTATATGAGGACCATTACCCTTGGTTTCTTGGTATTGCGACAGCACTTTTAGCGCTCGAATGGATCTTGTAA
- a CDS encoding VWA domain-containing protein, whose product MLLRCAYFELLYGLIPAFMLIVLYRWFLYRSPIYRYPLTGKIIHEKLSTIAYHKHILFALRAAALLGLIFLTTRPQWVDERSKVNVEGIDIVLAVDVSESMGFFDDLRDRRPRIEVAKQEAIRFIEKRSNDPIGVVIFGREAVSCCPLTLDKSILKEIVGGLKLRMIDSSGTWLGTGLATAVNRLKNSKSQSKIIILLTDGAPTPPEKIDVQTAMELAKQFGIKVYTIGIGNEQGGFFVHPMLGGALQQMYSPINAELLKSIAAATGGKFFRAQNAQEMHDVYSTIDRLEKTEYETNLFHHYYEAFITFIWFVLALIGIELILKLWLWRGVW is encoded by the coding sequence ATGTTATTGCGTTGTGCTTATTTTGAACTTTTGTACGGGCTTATTCCAGCGTTTATGCTGATTGTACTTTATCGCTGGTTCTTATACCGTTCACCAATCTATCGCTACCCTTTAACAGGTAAAATTATACACGAAAAGCTTTCTACAATTGCTTATCACAAGCATATTTTATTTGCATTGAGAGCAGCAGCCTTACTTGGACTCATTTTTTTAACAACAAGGCCCCAGTGGGTTGATGAACGCTCAAAAGTAAATGTTGAAGGCATCGATATAGTGCTTGCTGTTGACGTTTCTGAAAGTATGGGATTCTTTGATGACCTTCGCGACCGACGCCCTCGGATTGAAGTTGCAAAACAAGAGGCAATTCGGTTTATTGAAAAAAGAAGCAATGACCCGATCGGCGTTGTTATTTTTGGTAGAGAAGCGGTCTCTTGCTGCCCATTAACACTTGATAAAAGTATTTTAAAAGAAATTGTTGGTGGGCTAAAATTACGCATGATTGACTCTTCCGGAACCTGGCTTGGTACTGGACTTGCAACAGCAGTGAATCGACTTAAAAACTCTAAATCTCAAAGTAAAATAATAATTTTACTCACCGACGGAGCTCCAACACCTCCTGAAAAAATTGATGTTCAAACCGCTATGGAACTTGCAAAACAGTTTGGCATAAAAGTCTACACTATTGGAATTGGCAATGAGCAAGGCGGATTTTTTGTACACCCAATGCTTGGTGGTGCATTACAACAAATGTATTCTCCTATCAATGCAGAGCTGCTTAAAAGTATTGCAGCAGCAACTGGTGGTAAATTTTTCCGAGCACAAAACGCACAAGAAATGCACGATGTGTACAGCACTATTGACCGGCTTGAAAAAACTGAATATGAAACAAATCTTTTCCATCACTATTATGAGGCCTTTATTACCTTTATTTGGTTTGTTTTAGCGCTCATTGGAATTGAGTTAATACTTAAACTTTGGTTGTGGCGAGGAGTTTGGTAA
- a CDS encoding 1-acyl-sn-glycerol-3-phosphate acyltransferase, translating into MYATWIIFQPLFTLLAYPFTFLPKKMRYDNRLYFFITKYMATMVIRPSFLTITIHGQENLPAYPEQPSVFIANHTSAFDIPLFDMLLGCYPHVWMSKELYGKIPFFGRLVRIMHVVVQRNNPRKALQALIQAIERVQGHARHLLIFPEGTRHADGKLHEFHQGFAIAAERLQRPVVPIAVSGFHKAFPKGSLICQSVGNPITIRIGKPFTINPGESRQEFTQRVHAWYQQVLRLQ; encoded by the coding sequence ATGTATGCCACTTGGATAATTTTTCAACCTTTATTCACGCTCCTTGCTTACCCATTCACTTTTTTACCTAAAAAAATGCGTTATGATAACCGACTCTATTTTTTCATAACCAAGTACATGGCAACAATGGTTATTCGCCCAAGCTTTTTAACCATTACTATTCACGGACAAGAAAATTTACCAGCCTATCCAGAACAGCCATCAGTTTTTATTGCTAACCACACATCAGCTTTTGATATCCCCTTATTTGATATGCTTCTTGGCTGTTACCCACACGTATGGATGAGTAAAGAACTTTATGGAAAAATTCCATTTTTCGGTCGTTTAGTTCGCATTATGCATGTTGTGGTACAGCGAAATAATCCTCGCAAAGCACTTCAAGCGCTCATTCAGGCGATTGAACGGGTACAAGGACACGCTCGTCATCTGCTTATTTTTCCTGAAGGAACGCGTCATGCCGATGGCAAGCTTCATGAATTTCATCAAGGGTTTGCAATTGCGGCAGAACGATTACAGCGCCCTGTTGTCCCGATTGCAGTCAGTGGATTTCACAAAGCATTCCCGAAGGGAAGTCTGATTTGTCAAAGTGTTGGTAACCCTATCACTATTCGGATTGGTAAACCATTTACAATAAATCCTGGTGAGTCTCGTCAAGAATTTACCCAGCGCGTTCATGCATGGTATCAACAAGTACTTAGACTTCAGTAA
- the topA gene encoding type I DNA topoisomerase — protein sequence MARKKKSMKEDGRKLIIVESPAKIKTISKFLGKDFKIMSTVGHIIDLPERKLGITRDEKTKKITIDYVVIKDKKDIIKDICKQAQESSEIFLASDPDREGEIISWHIGQEIEKVFADPERIHRITFNEITKDAIMQAISNKGDVNVDMVNAQQARRILDRWVGYEVSPILWKKIAKGLSAGRVQSVALLLVCKRDAEINAFKPEESWSVHALFKTPEGEFLAELSKISGKAVDLKNKEAADKLLEKLTKSLAYVVSKITDKKRAKNPTPPFMTSTLQQDAYNKLGFSVDKTMKVAQHLYEGVPLADKNSPEALITYMRTDSLRISDTAMTAVRGYIKKEFGDEYLPKSANNYGKKGAQDAHEAIRPIDVRMTPDFLKKYLGKDEAKLYELIWKRFVASQMTPAEYFQRQVLVESAPYTFRATGSTLIFDGFLKVYLVEDDESEGAVKIPKDIKEGLAVKCAKLDPKQHFTQPPPRYTEATLVKELEKQGIGRPSTFVATISTILKRGYVDKETKRFIPTELGKAVNEMLIKNLPDIINVTFTAKMEEDLDKIAQGEADRDDVLNTFYEKFSKDLEVFGGKEVSRKAVQVDMECPDCKSPLVVRFSRNGEFLGCSKFPECKFTSSFTRNEDGKIVLSDESEQSQSVDIKCPNCSRQLVKKIGRFGPFLSCPGYPDCKYIHQESLKMPCPKCGNKLLKRRWKGGTFWGCAGYPTCNFSIFGAVQDEACPKCKSPYLLIVKDKDGNTTFSCPDKACGFSKQSE from the coding sequence ATGGCACGAAAAAAGAAGAGCATGAAAGAAGACGGACGCAAGCTTATTATTGTAGAGTCTCCTGCAAAAATAAAAACAATTTCCAAGTTTCTGGGCAAAGATTTTAAGATTATGTCCACCGTTGGGCATATTATTGATTTGCCTGAACGTAAGCTTGGGATTACTCGAGACGAAAAAACTAAGAAAATTACCATTGATTATGTCGTAATCAAAGATAAAAAAGATATTATTAAGGATATTTGTAAACAGGCGCAGGAAAGCAGTGAAATCTTTTTGGCTTCTGACCCTGACCGTGAGGGAGAAATCATTTCTTGGCATATCGGTCAAGAAATTGAAAAAGTCTTTGCCGACCCTGAGCGTATTCATCGTATAACCTTTAACGAAATTACCAAAGATGCAATTATGCAGGCGATTTCGAATAAGGGTGATGTTAACGTTGATATGGTTAATGCTCAGCAAGCGCGTCGTATTTTAGACCGCTGGGTGGGCTATGAAGTATCACCTATCTTGTGGAAAAAAATTGCCAAAGGTCTTTCAGCAGGTCGGGTACAATCAGTTGCTTTGCTTCTGGTTTGTAAGCGCGATGCTGAAATTAATGCATTTAAGCCTGAAGAGTCATGGTCTGTACATGCTCTTTTCAAGACACCTGAGGGTGAGTTTCTTGCCGAGTTATCTAAAATAAGCGGTAAGGCTGTCGACTTAAAAAATAAAGAAGCGGCAGATAAGTTGCTTGAAAAGCTGACAAAAAGCCTCGCTTATGTGGTCAGCAAAATAACCGATAAAAAACGGGCAAAAAATCCAACTCCTCCTTTTATGACGAGTACCTTACAACAGGATGCATACAACAAGCTTGGTTTTTCAGTTGATAAAACCATGAAGGTTGCACAGCATTTGTACGAAGGTGTGCCGCTAGCGGATAAAAATAGCCCAGAAGCATTGATTACCTACATGCGTACCGATTCGTTACGTATTTCAGATACGGCAATGACAGCTGTGCGCGGGTATATTAAAAAAGAATTTGGGGATGAATATCTTCCCAAGTCTGCTAACAACTATGGTAAAAAGGGTGCGCAAGACGCTCACGAAGCGATTCGTCCTATTGACGTGCGTATGACGCCTGACTTCTTGAAGAAGTATTTGGGCAAGGATGAAGCAAAGCTTTATGAGCTTATTTGGAAGCGCTTTGTTGCATCTCAAATGACTCCAGCTGAATATTTTCAACGCCAAGTGCTTGTTGAATCGGCACCCTATACGTTTCGTGCAACCGGATCAACTTTGATCTTTGACGGCTTTTTAAAAGTCTATTTAGTTGAAGATGATGAGAGTGAAGGCGCTGTAAAAATTCCTAAAGATATTAAAGAAGGGCTTGCTGTTAAATGTGCCAAGCTTGATCCCAAGCAACATTTCACGCAACCACCTCCACGCTATACTGAAGCAACCTTAGTTAAAGAGCTTGAAAAGCAGGGGATTGGTCGACCAAGTACCTTTGTAGCAACTATCTCAACCATTCTCAAGCGCGGATATGTTGATAAAGAAACTAAGCGCTTTATTCCAACCGAGCTTGGAAAAGCCGTTAATGAGATGCTTATAAAAAACTTACCTGATATTATTAACGTTACTTTCACTGCAAAAATGGAAGAAGACCTTGATAAAATAGCTCAGGGAGAAGCGGATCGTGATGATGTTTTGAACACTTTTTATGAGAAATTTTCTAAAGACCTTGAAGTCTTTGGTGGTAAAGAGGTTTCGCGAAAAGCAGTCCAAGTTGATATGGAATGTCCTGATTGCAAGAGTCCTCTTGTTGTTCGCTTTAGTCGAAATGGCGAGTTTTTAGGTTGTTCAAAGTTTCCCGAATGTAAATTTACTTCAAGTTTTACTCGAAATGAAGACGGAAAAATTGTGCTTTCAGACGAATCAGAACAATCCCAAAGTGTTGATATCAAGTGTCCAAACTGTAGTCGACAATTGGTTAAAAAAATTGGCCGATTTGGTCCCTTCTTATCATGCCCTGGTTACCCAGATTGTAAGTATATTCACCAAGAGTCGCTTAAAATGCCGTGTCCAAAATGTGGAAATAAGTTACTTAAGCGTCGCTGGAAAGGTGGAACTTTTTGGGGATGTGCTGGCTACCCAACCTGTAATTTTTCAATCTTTGGAGCTGTTCAAGACGAAGCGTGTCCAAAATGCAAATCACCCTATTTGTTGATTGTTAAAGATAAGGATGGAAATACAACCTTCTCATGTCCTGACAAGGCCTGTGGGTTTAGTAAACAAAGTGAATAA
- a CDS encoding ABC transporter ATP-binding protein has translation MNTLNRILSYTKRYWQQLGISLLTASLFGIASAVPVWLLKQTIDEIFIKQFSHLIIPFIGGFIIIFALKALFMYLTGYYMNWVGTRVINDVRYDLFSKIVHFPLVFFQHNSTGQLMAHFLNDIQMIQNGASLAIKDGIRSFFEASFLLCLAFTQNWQLALLMLIVGPIIGFVIKKMGSARKRAATTIQRQMGSISSMLQEAIIGIREIKAFNAEQIETNRFKTHLERCFQSIMNDVHIDAMAPALIEIIAVTGGSFVFFVAVQQVLSGVLTAGQLTAIVAAVLLSYQPLKKIVSVYSEVQYSIAAAERIFSIMDTAYPSTYNREEELPAFSHTIKLDALSFGYDKTQILDNVSLRINRGESIGIIGPSGSGKSTFCDLLLGFVTPTSGKITIDGHDITKVSLASLRSRIGYVGQRTFLFNDTVLNNILYAKPNATFEQVVTACKAAHADEFIQKLPDGYKTEVGENGTLLSGGQKQRLTIARALLKDPEILIFDEATSALDQESELMIRQAIEDLRNKKTLIIVSHRPQMLENADRIFVLHNQAVTEPARNSVHEFLKEPFNTLG, from the coding sequence ATGAACACACTTAATCGCATACTTTCTTATACCAAACGCTATTGGCAGCAGCTGGGCATCTCATTGCTTACCGCTTCGCTTTTTGGCATAGCTTCAGCAGTTCCGGTTTGGCTGCTCAAGCAAACGATTGATGAAATTTTTATTAAACAATTTAGCCACCTCATTATTCCTTTTATCGGGGGATTTATTATAATCTTTGCGCTTAAAGCACTTTTTATGTACCTCACCGGGTACTATATGAACTGGGTTGGAACCAGAGTTATTAATGATGTCCGTTATGATTTATTTTCCAAAATTGTTCACTTTCCCTTAGTCTTTTTTCAACATAACAGCACCGGCCAACTCATGGCCCACTTTCTTAATGATATTCAGATGATTCAAAATGGTGCCTCGCTTGCTATTAAAGACGGCATTCGAAGCTTTTTTGAAGCATCATTTTTACTCTGTCTTGCATTTACACAAAACTGGCAACTTGCCTTGCTCATGCTCATTGTTGGTCCGATTATTGGATTTGTTATTAAAAAAATGGGCTCAGCACGCAAACGAGCCGCTACAACTATTCAGCGACAAATGGGAAGCATCAGCTCAATGCTCCAAGAAGCAATTATTGGAATTCGGGAAATTAAGGCTTTTAATGCTGAGCAAATAGAAACAAACCGATTCAAAACACATCTAGAACGATGCTTTCAGTCAATTATGAACGATGTACACATTGATGCAATGGCCCCAGCTCTTATCGAAATTATTGCCGTAACGGGTGGAAGCTTTGTTTTTTTTGTTGCTGTACAACAGGTGCTTTCCGGAGTTCTAACCGCAGGACAACTCACTGCTATTGTTGCTGCTGTTCTTCTGTCCTACCAACCACTCAAAAAAATTGTATCGGTCTACTCTGAAGTCCAGTATAGCATTGCGGCTGCTGAACGCATTTTTTCGATTATGGACACAGCATATCCATCAACCTACAATCGAGAAGAAGAGCTTCCTGCATTTTCTCATACAATCAAACTCGATGCTCTCTCTTTTGGTTATGATAAAACACAAATTTTAGATAATGTTTCGCTCCGTATTAACCGAGGCGAAAGTATTGGAATTATCGGTCCTTCAGGCTCCGGGAAGAGTACCTTTTGTGATCTACTCCTTGGCTTTGTCACACCTACCTCAGGAAAAATTACCATTGATGGTCATGACATTACTAAAGTTTCGCTTGCAAGCTTACGTAGCCGGATTGGCTATGTAGGCCAAAGAACTTTCCTCTTCAACGATACGGTTTTGAATAATATTTTGTACGCAAAACCGAATGCAACCTTTGAACAAGTTGTTACCGCGTGCAAAGCTGCACACGCTGATGAATTTATTCAAAAGCTTCCTGATGGATATAAAACGGAAGTTGGCGAAAATGGCACCCTGCTTTCTGGTGGACAGAAGCAACGTTTGACTATTGCTCGAGCCTTACTCAAAGACCCTGAAATTTTAATTTTTGACGAAGCAACTTCTGCACTTGATCAAGAATCTGAACTTATGATTAGACAGGCCATTGAAGATCTTCGCAATAAAAAAACATTAATTATTGTTTCTCATAGACCTCAAATGCTTGAAAATGCTGATCGCATTTTTGTTCTTCATAACCAAGCAGTTACAGAACCAGCAAGAAATTCTGTGCATGAGTTCCTCAAAGAACCATTTAATACACTTGGTTAA